Proteins from a genomic interval of Bradyrhizobium sp. G127:
- a CDS encoding PilZ domain-containing protein, whose translation MIKDKRSAARVNFERGVQVRILAIDGAWHRECEMLDVSESGALLRVADSIAGLELKEFFLVLSSVGTAHRRCALAWIDGDRLGANFIRNDAKPKKSSFVKR comes from the coding sequence ATGATCAAAGACAAACGCAGCGCAGCCCGGGTCAATTTCGAGCGCGGAGTGCAGGTCCGCATCTTGGCCATTGACGGAGCCTGGCATCGCGAATGCGAAATGCTGGACGTGTCGGAAAGCGGGGCGCTGTTGCGTGTCGCAGACAGCATCGCCGGACTGGAACTCAAGGAATTCTTTCTGGTCCTGTCGTCGGTGGGGACGGCGCACCGGCGTTGCGCGCTCGCATGGATCGACGGAGACCGTCTCGGCGCGAATTTCATCAGGAATGATGCGAAGCCGAAGAAATCGTCTTTCGTGAAGCGGTGA
- a CDS encoding isochorismatase family cysteine hydrolase produces the protein MGELTRGVPSQAVHLCIDMQRIFSREGPWPTPWMERVLPNVAALAGYAPAQTIFTRFIPPHRASDLPGAWARYYEKWREVTRERLDLRLLDLMPELQSFVPPARVLDKMVYSAFANGRLHADLRARQCDALIVSGSETDVCVLSSVLAAVDLGYRVILAADAVCSSSDESHDALIGLYRRRFDIQIEIAGTEAIIERWRT, from the coding sequence ATGGGAGAATTGACGCGAGGGGTGCCGTCGCAGGCCGTCCACCTTTGCATCGACATGCAACGGATATTTTCCCGCGAGGGGCCGTGGCCAACGCCGTGGATGGAGCGGGTGCTTCCCAACGTGGCCGCGCTCGCAGGCTATGCGCCGGCCCAAACCATTTTCACCCGCTTCATTCCGCCGCACCGCGCGTCTGATCTGCCGGGCGCATGGGCGCGCTATTACGAGAAGTGGCGGGAGGTCACGCGCGAGAGGCTCGATCTGCGCCTGCTGGATCTGATGCCGGAGTTGCAGAGTTTCGTTCCGCCCGCCCGCGTGCTCGACAAGATGGTCTATTCGGCCTTCGCGAACGGCCGCCTGCATGCAGATCTGCGCGCGCGGCAATGCGACGCCCTGATCGTCAGCGGATCGGAAACTGATGTTTGCGTACTGTCATCGGTTCTCGCCGCGGTCGATCTCGGATACCGCGTGATCCTCGCCGCCGACGCCGTTTGCAGTTCGTCCGACGAAAGTCACGATGCGCTGATCGGTCTTTATCGGCGGCGCTTCGATATTCAGATCGAGATTGCCGGGACGGAAGCCATTATCGAACGATGGAGAACCTGA
- a CDS encoding carotenoid oxygenase family protein, whose protein sequence is MSQVEATAETPFWERGNLAPVHEEVTAFDLPVEGAIPPELNGLYARNGANPREGHSGHWFIGDGMLHGVSLKNGRAEWYRNRWVRTPRFNGAPRRPGVPDIRSSVANTNVIAHAGKIMALVENALPMTMTRELDTVGFQDYGGKLDTPFTAHPKICPDTGELHFFGYGFVPPFLTYHAVDASGELMRSIPVPTRASTMMHDFAMTSGHIVFMDLPVVFDMPAAQRGTMPFAWSDSYGARLGILKRGAGIESLRWVEVEPCYVFHVANAFEEADGTIVIDVAWYKELWRGGPSATSFDKALLKRWRIPPGATRAQEQQLDDRSIEFPRVNDDRAGLRHDIVYAVDSGQGSLASDQASSLRKYDLKTGKSAEHVFRNGVSSEFVHIQPEGAGGEDDGWLIGFVYDRARNASDLLILDAQNIESKPVARIGLPARVPQGFHGNWMPGV, encoded by the coding sequence ATGAGCCAGGTAGAGGCGACGGCCGAGACGCCGTTCTGGGAGCGCGGCAATCTCGCTCCGGTCCATGAGGAAGTCACTGCATTCGACCTGCCGGTGGAGGGCGCGATTCCGCCCGAACTGAACGGGCTCTATGCGCGCAACGGCGCCAATCCGCGCGAGGGCCATTCCGGCCACTGGTTTATCGGCGACGGCATGCTGCACGGCGTCTCGCTGAAGAACGGCCGCGCCGAGTGGTATCGCAACCGCTGGGTGCGCACGCCGCGCTTCAACGGCGCACCGCGGCGGCCGGGCGTGCCTGACATCCGCAGCAGCGTCGCCAATACCAATGTGATCGCCCATGCCGGAAAGATCATGGCGCTGGTGGAAAACGCATTGCCGATGACGATGACCCGTGAACTCGACACCGTCGGCTTCCAAGACTACGGCGGCAAACTCGACACGCCGTTCACGGCGCATCCGAAAATTTGTCCCGACACCGGCGAGCTTCACTTTTTCGGTTATGGCTTCGTGCCGCCGTTCCTGACCTATCACGCGGTGGACGCGAGCGGCGAACTGATGCGCAGCATTCCGGTTCCGACCCGGGCGTCGACCATGATGCATGACTTCGCCATGACATCGGGACACATCGTGTTCATGGATCTGCCGGTGGTGTTCGACATGCCGGCGGCGCAGCGCGGCACTATGCCGTTTGCGTGGAGCGACAGCTATGGCGCGCGGCTCGGCATTCTCAAGCGCGGCGCGGGCATCGAGTCGCTGCGCTGGGTGGAGGTCGAGCCGTGTTACGTCTTCCACGTTGCCAACGCGTTCGAGGAGGCGGACGGCACTATCGTGATCGATGTCGCCTGGTACAAGGAGTTGTGGCGTGGCGGTCCGTCCGCGACCAGTTTCGACAAGGCGCTTCTGAAGCGCTGGCGGATTCCTCCCGGTGCGACGCGCGCGCAGGAGCAGCAGCTCGACGACCGGTCGATCGAGTTTCCGCGCGTCAATGACGACCGCGCCGGACTGCGTCACGACATCGTCTACGCGGTCGATTCCGGTCAGGGTTCCCTTGCCAGCGACCAGGCAAGCTCGCTGCGCAAGTACGATCTGAAAACGGGGAAGAGCGCCGAACACGTTTTCCGGAACGGGGTGTCCAGCGAGTTCGTGCATATCCAGCCGGAAGGCGCGGGCGGCGAGGATGACGGCTGGCTGATCGGCTTTGTCTATGATCGCGCGCGCAACGCCAGCGATCTCTTGATCCTCGATGCGCAGAACATTGAGTCAAAGCCGGTGGCGCGGATCGGTTTGCCGGCGCGCGTGCCCCAGGGCTTTCACGGCAACTGGATGCCGGGGGTGTGA
- a CDS encoding TetR-like C-terminal domain-containing protein: MPAAKKQTYHHGDLRSALVGLALDRVRKGGAESFSLREAARDAGVTSGAAYKHFADKDELLAAVAAEALTLLAQRSLKATSGLKGKARLHASAMAYIDFAAAEPRLFRLAFSRFGSDGTTEKDGVPAAFTQLRHAVAELQDDTAKPVDPDALALAWAVAHGIASLISDGMWKKNDPRVAAALRLSFKGIAPAK; this comes from the coding sequence ATGCCTGCGGCGAAAAAACAGACGTATCATCACGGCGACCTGCGCAGCGCGCTGGTCGGACTAGCTCTCGATCGCGTACGCAAAGGCGGTGCGGAGAGCTTCAGCCTGCGCGAGGCCGCGCGTGACGCCGGCGTGACATCGGGCGCGGCCTACAAGCATTTCGCGGACAAGGATGAGTTGCTGGCGGCGGTCGCTGCCGAAGCGTTGACGCTGCTCGCGCAGCGCTCGCTAAAGGCGACGTCGGGACTGAAGGGCAAGGCCCGCCTGCACGCATCGGCGATGGCCTATATCGATTTCGCCGCAGCCGAACCGCGGCTTTTTCGTCTCGCCTTCAGCCGCTTCGGCTCGGACGGCACCACGGAAAAAGACGGTGTGCCCGCCGCGTTCACGCAACTGCGCCACGCGGTCGCGGAACTGCAGGACGATACGGCCAAACCGGTCGATCCCGATGCGCTGGCGCTGGCATGGGCCGTCGCGCACGGCATCGCGTCGCTCATCAGCGACGGCATGTGGAAGAAGAACGATCCGCGCGTCGCGGCTGCGCTGCGACTGTCGTTCAAGGGCATCGCGCCGGCGAAGTAG